In a genomic window of Pleurocapsa sp. PCC 7319:
- the pssD gene encoding PssD/Cps14F family polysaccharide biosynthesis glycosyltransferase, with product MRLLLVCNPGGHFATMMGLKEFWSAHYREWVTYPKFDTERLRRQEIVHWVIMQEARMLGRAVINFCHALFILYQSKPDLVISTGAGLAVPFIYASKLFGIRTVFIESISRSRALSLSGKLVYYVVDEFYVQWPECLERYPKAKYRGVVT from the coding sequence ATGCGATTATTACTTGTATGCAACCCAGGAGGGCACTTTGCCACGATGATGGGTTTAAAAGAATTTTGGTCGGCACATTACCGAGAATGGGTGACTTACCCCAAATTTGATACTGAAAGGCTACGTCGTCAAGAAATTGTCCACTGGGTAATCATGCAAGAAGCCAGGATGTTAGGTAGAGCAGTCATTAATTTTTGCCATGCTCTGTTTATTCTTTACCAAAGCAAACCAGATTTAGTAATTTCCACTGGAGCTGGTTTAGCTGTTCCGTTTATCTACGCTAGTAAACTTTTTGGTATTAGAACGGTTTTTATTGAAAGTATTTCTCGTTCCAGAGCTCTCAGCCTGAGCGGTAAACTTGTCTACTACGTCGTTGATGAATTTTATGTTCAATGGCCAGAATGCTTAGAACGCTATCCCAAAGCCAAATATCGAGGAGTGGTTACATAA
- the hepA gene encoding heterocyst formation ABC transporter subunit HepA: MRIKIPQLLRRFMKATSFWQDNYFLLREFKHFRRIALLAIIFSLLAAAFEGFTIGLILSFLKSFTEPNAEPIQTGMQWIDVWILGVNLPPSERLYRIPVVILIATFCRLSFSYLGQLYSYISQIQLAYRIRLRIFEQLQALSISYFTSTRSGNLINTLTTEITRLMQALNVISVFIIRGFTLVVLMVSLLLLSWQLTIISGLLFILIAVGLSTLLRKIREVSFDITQANSLFASVSLELINGIRTVHIFAAKDFERKRFYNASKQVLEASSQARAVQAFVEPLSEGGGTIMLLSILLLGVTVLIPQGLLEKAGFFTFLFVLLRIIPIVRTLNGVRAKLSNCYGPLANIRGLLDRKDKPYMKNGQIQFTKLQREIEFVGLDFGYEPNKLVLHDISLSIAQGETVALVGSSGAGKSTLADLITRFYDPIRGKILIDGVELAKLEIDSLRRKLAVVSQDTFIFNTSVRENIAYGLTGVEEARIKQAAKRANAWEFIQELPEGLETQLGDRGVRLSGGQRQRLAIARALLRDPEILILDEATSALDSISERLIQESLEKLAAGRTVIAIAHRLSTIMRADKVVVLEQGRIVEQGTYQELLEQKGQLWQYHQMQNEVELTR; encoded by the coding sequence ATGCGTATTAAAATTCCCCAACTACTTCGTCGTTTTATGAAAGCGACTAGTTTTTGGCAAGACAATTATTTTCTGTTGCGAGAGTTTAAACATTTTCGTCGCATTGCTTTGCTGGCAATTATTTTTTCTCTCTTAGCTGCTGCTTTTGAAGGATTTACTATTGGTCTTATTCTTTCTTTCCTAAAAAGTTTTACAGAACCCAATGCTGAACCGATTCAGACGGGAATGCAATGGATTGATGTCTGGATTTTAGGAGTTAATCTACCGCCTTCGGAACGACTATATCGAATACCAGTGGTGATTTTAATCGCCACCTTCTGCCGTTTGAGTTTTTCCTATTTGGGACAGCTTTATAGTTACATCTCACAGATTCAACTAGCATATCGAATTCGTTTAAGAATATTTGAACAATTACAAGCTCTATCGATCTCCTACTTTACCAGCACTCGCTCAGGCAATTTAATTAATACCCTGACCACTGAAATCACCCGTCTGATGCAGGCCTTAAATGTTATTTCGGTGTTTATTATTCGGGGTTTCACCTTAGTGGTATTGATGGTGTCGCTGTTATTACTATCCTGGCAATTAACAATTATTTCAGGTCTACTCTTTATCTTAATTGCGGTGGGATTATCAACTCTATTGCGGAAGATACGAGAAGTCAGTTTTGACATCACTCAAGCCAATAGCCTATTTGCTTCGGTATCCTTAGAACTTATTAATGGAATTCGCACCGTACACATCTTTGCTGCTAAAGATTTTGAGCGTAAGCGTTTTTACAATGCTAGTAAACAGGTATTAGAGGCCTCTAGTCAGGCAAGAGCCGTACAGGCGTTTGTGGAGCCTTTGTCAGAAGGGGGTGGAACCATTATGCTACTTAGCATTTTGCTTCTAGGCGTTACCGTTCTAATTCCTCAAGGACTATTAGAAAAAGCCGGTTTTTTCACTTTTCTCTTTGTCTTGCTGAGAATAATACCCATTGTTCGAACTCTAAATGGAGTTCGCGCCAAGTTAAGTAACTGTTACGGTCCATTAGCTAATATTCGAGGGTTATTAGACAGAAAAGATAAGCCCTATATGAAAAATGGACAAATTCAATTTACTAAATTACAACGAGAAATTGAGTTTGTCGGTCTAGATTTTGGCTATGAGCCCAATAAGCTAGTTTTACACGATATTTCTCTCAGCATTGCTCAGGGAGAAACTGTGGCTTTAGTGGGATCTTCTGGCGCGGGAAAATCAACTTTGGCCGATCTAATCACTAGATTTTACGATCCCATCAGGGGCAAAATACTCATTGATGGCGTTGAATTAGCAAAATTGGAAATTGATTCCCTGCGCCGCAAATTAGCTGTAGTTAGTCAAGATACCTTTATCTTTAACACCTCTGTACGTGAGAATATCGCCTACGGACTAACAGGAGTAGAGGAAGCGAGGATTAAGCAAGCAGCTAAGCGCGCTAATGCTTGGGAGTTTATTCAAGAATTACCAGAGGGTCTAGAAACTCAATTGGGCGATCGCGGAGTACGACTTTCTGGAGGACAACGTCAGCGACTGGCGATCGCCAGAGCTTTGCTGAGAGATCCGGAAATATTAATTCTTGATGAGGCTACTAGTGCTTTAGATTCAATTTCCGAAAGACTAATTCAAGAGTCTTTAGAAAAACTGGCTGCTGGTCGGACAGTAATTGCGATCGCTCATCGGCTTTCGACAATTATGAGGGCAGATAAAGTGGTGGTACTGGAACAAGGTCGAATTGTAGAACAAGGTACTTACCAGGAACTGCTAGAGCAAAAAGGTCAACTATGGCAATATCATCAGATGCAAAATGAAGTGGAGTTGACTCGCTAG
- a CDS encoding sulfotransferase domain-containing protein: MSKLTVERVLNKSGRIATSPFRIMPSFIIIGAKKCGTTSLFRYLIEHPNIGAPSTKEISYFDLNFAKGNIWYRSFFPMSLPNLESQTLITGEASASYICHPKAPKRIAKVLPHVKLIALLRDPVDRAYSHYHHTKRIGRENLSFEEAIAQEETRVRQIESGGRRPGNNQPQAYNYTYLSSGLYAEQLQNWLEQFSKQQLLVLNSEDFFRNPPSSFKQVINFLKLPSWSLKNYRKHNFNQYPEPLKESTRESLTEYFRPHNHKLFELLGTDFGWSH; the protein is encoded by the coding sequence ATGAGTAAATTAACAGTTGAGCGAGTATTGAACAAGTCTGGTAGAATTGCCACGAGTCCATTCAGAATTATGCCTAGTTTTATTATTATTGGAGCTAAAAAATGTGGTACTACTTCACTTTTTCGCTATCTAATTGAACATCCAAATATTGGTGCTCCTAGCACGAAAGAAATCTCTTATTTTGATCTTAATTTTGCCAAAGGTAATATCTGGTATCGAAGTTTTTTTCCGATGTCTTTGCCTAATTTAGAATCGCAGACCTTAATCACTGGTGAAGCTAGCGCTAGCTATATTTGCCATCCAAAAGCACCTAAGCGAATTGCTAAGGTTTTACCCCACGTTAAGCTGATAGCATTACTTAGAGATCCTGTAGATCGTGCTTATTCTCATTATCATCACACCAAGAGAATTGGTCGAGAGAATTTGTCTTTTGAAGAGGCGATCGCGCAAGAAGAAACCAGAGTAAGACAAATTGAAAGCGGTGGTCGGAGACCGGGAAATAACCAGCCTCAAGCTTATAACTATACTTATTTATCCTCCGGATTGTATGCAGAGCAACTTCAGAATTGGTTGGAACAATTTAGTAAACAACAACTACTAGTTCTTAACAGCGAAGACTTTTTCAGAAACCCCCCAAGCAGTTTCAAACAAGTAATTAATTTTTTAAAACTGCCTAGCTGGTCCTTAAAGAATTATCGGAAGCATAACTTTAACCAATATCCTGAACCACTTAAAGAAAGTACCAGGGAAAGCTTGACTGAATACTTTCGTCCCCATAACCATAAGCTATTTGAACTCTTAGGAACAGATTTCGGTTGGAGTCATTAA
- a CDS encoding sulfotransferase domain-containing protein, whose translation MDKKLVSQSLKIGRILTSPIRRMPDFLIIGAQKCGTTSLFDFLVQHPNIGKPHKKEVDYYKPHNERLYQLININFNWDK comes from the coding sequence ATGGACAAAAAGTTAGTTAGTCAGAGTTTAAAAATTGGCAGAATTCTGACTAGTCCTATTAGAAGAATGCCTGATTTTCTAATTATTGGTGCTCAAAAATGCGGCACCACTTCCTTATTTGATTTTTTAGTACAACATCCAAATATTGGTAAACCACATAAGAAAGAAGTTGATTACTATAAACCACATAATGAAAGACTATATCAACTTATAAATATTAATTTTAATTGGGATAAATAG